Sequence from the Flavobacteriales bacterium genome:
GGGCCACATTGGAGTTCAACCCGTTCAGTTTTACGTATGCCATGATCAAAACGGTGATCTTCGCATTCGTGATCGCTACGGTATCGTCTTATCACGGATATTATACCAAGGGCGGATCCCTCGATGTGGGGCGCTCGAGTACTCAGGCCGTGGTGTACAGCTCTATTACCATCATCATTCTCAACTTCGTCTTAACTCAAGTGCTGTTATGATCACCGTAGAGAACATCACAAAGAGCTTTGGAGACAAAGAGGTCCTGAAAGGGGTAAGTGCTCGATTTGTCGAGGGCAAGACTAATTTGATCATTGGGCAGAGTGGAAGCGGTAAAACCGTTTTTGTGAAAAGTATGGTTGGGCTACACGATATCGACAGTGGCACCATATCGTACGACGGTCGTTCTTTAAACGAAATGGGGTACGAGACCCGGAAAAAATTGCGTCAAGAAACGGGTATGGTGTTCCAGGGAGGAGCGCTGTTCGATTCTATGACCATCGAAGAGAATGTCATGTTCCCACTGAATATGTTCTCGGATATGTCGGCATCGGAAAAACTCGATCGAGTTAATTTTTGCCTTCAACGGGTGAATCTCGACAACGTCAATCATTTACTGCCGGCCGAGATCAGCGGGGGAATGCAAAAGCGTGTAGCCATTGCGCGCTCCATCGTTATGGAGCCCCAATACCTTTTTTGCGACGAGCCCAATAGCGGACTGGATCCTCAGACGGCCATTGTGATCGATAACCTCATTCAGGAGATCACGCACGAATTCAACATCACAACGGTGATCAATACCCACGATATGAACTCAGTGATGGAGATCGGTGAGCACATCGTATTCATTAAAGAGGGATTAAAGGCCTGGGAAGGAAATAGCGATGAACTCGTTACAACATCGAATGAAGATGTAAGCAATTTCGTTTTCAGCTCGAACCTCATGCGCAAGATCCGCGCTAGGATGGATTGATGAATCGGAACTTCAAGCCATAAAAAAAGCCGCTCCTAACGGTGGGGCTTTTATATTTATAGAGGATTAGAAAGAGGTCATAAGAGTTGTTGATATTCGAGACTTTAATGGCC
This genomic interval carries:
- a CDS encoding ATP-binding cassette domain-containing protein; this translates as MITVENITKSFGDKEVLKGVSARFVEGKTNLIIGQSGSGKTVFVKSMVGLHDIDSGTISYDGRSLNEMGYETRKKLRQETGMVFQGGALFDSMTIEENVMFPLNMFSDMSASEKLDRVNFCLQRVNLDNVNHLLPAEISGGMQKRVAIARSIVMEPQYLFCDEPNSGLDPQTAIVIDNLIQEITHEFNITTVINTHDMNSVMEIGEHIVFIKEGLKAWEGNSDELVTTSNEDVSNFVFSSNLMRKIRARMD